The genomic DNA TCTGAAATTAAATCGCCTCATTCATCTTATTCCTGTGCCGTACAAGCAAAACATTGCATGATAATAAACTAAAAATATGTAGCCGATCGATTGGTTGTAATCGTGACTCAAAATGAACTTGAAGAAAAGCGAATCCTCTCAGCCTGATctaagaggtttttttttaagaatgtTAAACGCTTTGTATGTACTTTTGCTCGATAAACAAAGCACCTATGAAGAGGTTAGCTTTATGTATGACTGGCATAGGTAGATAATCCACAGAATTAATGACAAAATTGCAATCGCTTTCTTCCCGACGTTGATATCCATGCTGAGCTATGAAGCCGGCACCGGTAACAGCCCAACGAACAAACGACAATGTTTCAGAACGATTTCTTAAAGTACGTACTGTTTTAGCTCATATGAAAAGCATAGCTCTAAGCCGGCCTTAAGCGAGAAACTAAGTTGCGAGTTGGTTGATTCAGTCTGCAAGAGTGGATCTAACACAAAGCTTCCAATGCCAGGTGCCGATTATTACGGCTATTTACTTTTTGTCCCCGTCCGAGTAATTCCCGGTTACGTTACTCTTCGCGTTTCGGTTTGACCCTTGTGTTAACCGCTTTCTTGAACGATTGTTTTCATATGCTTGAGttcttccttctgccagaTGGGGTTCCGTTCTTGAGCGCGATCCTTTTCAACCTGAAAATAAACAACTTTCTCAAATGCCACCACCACGAACAATAACAACACACTCAGCGCAAACTCCATTTACGAGGTACAAGATCCTTCCAGGCAGCTTGTATTTCCATCCTTTTCGCACTTGGCTTACATTAATCCAATTCTTGCCCCGGCACACTGGTCCGTcgcagcacatacacacacgcaccggtaAAAACCCGATGACCATCAACGGCCATCGTCCCGTTCCGGACCAACGGAACCATCGCAACAATCTTCCTTCTTCCACCGCCTTACGAACGCGGACGTTCCTTCTTCTCCTTGTACAGCGCCAACAGCGAAACGTTGGCCACCTTCACCACCTTGAAACGGACTCCGGGAATATCACCGACGGCGTGACCCTTACGACCGAAACCGGCAACCAGCACCTCATCGTTCTCCTCAATGTAGTTCAGACAACCGTCCCGGGGCACGAACGCGGTGATCTTCTTGCCGTTCTTGATGAGCTGCACACGGACGCACTTGCGGATGGCGGAGTTGGGCTGCTTAGCTTCGACGCCGACCTTCTCCAGCACGATTCCCTTGGCGTGGGACGCTCCGGCGAAC from Anopheles stephensi strain Indian chromosome 2, UCI_ANSTEP_V1.0, whole genome shotgun sequence includes the following:
- the LOC118505685 gene encoding 40S ribosomal protein S23, with the protein product MGKPRGIRTARKHVRHRRDQRWADKDYKKAHLGTRWKSNPFAGASHAKGIVLEKVGVEAKQPNSAIRKCVRVQLIKNGKKITAFVPRDGCLNYIEENDEVLVAGFGRKGHAVGDIPGVRFKVVKVANVSLLALYKEKKERPRS